The proteins below are encoded in one region of Silene latifolia isolate original U9 population chromosome 2, ASM4854445v1, whole genome shotgun sequence:
- the LOC141638665 gene encoding uncharacterized protein LOC141638665, whose product MRVVEHKCRPTIGAVFASLEAGIKFYEVYARACGFTPRKHSTKTLRGGVAHQKFVVCNRQGFRESKPKQRPRTKDDENMGDGSSTTSTLHGELKSQELDAEHTKTLILDNSKLNIGSGLTFRQVKELVNGYENIGATLIDFKNFQRDIKCYIGLRDADLFIDRLEKLKATQLDSTSPMMLSLLFSRQLGIVIVCGILHKRSRTKLVQRLCRDTDFLARFNAVVWDPDMEPSEFEEKWQKVISDFELEDNDWLTTMFQIAMDKGQRYTRRCDDYNGDHSFPELKTELPIEKHGAIIYTHAVFKVFQEEVMAADSCGVDDFEKEEHVRIIHAYFVGVQGQRNWANTKQVHCRSLDSNGNVIEDSYMATSNNSHLCNVWSEFCQIVGVLKTLPAEHTEELASLLVEFRQKLCIETLTKDQEMEMLLGCSSSSEVTIHPPEQARNKGSGKRLKSAKQQAIEKAAKPKRLCAYCK is encoded by the exons ATGCGTGTGGTTGAGCACAAGTGTAGACCTACCATTGGTGCAGTTTTCGCCTCCCTTGAGGCTGGCATCAAGTTCTACGAGGTTTATGCTCGGGCATGCGGATTTACCCCTCGGAAGCACAGTACGAAAACACTACGAGGTGGTGTTGCACACCAAAAATTCGTAGTCTGCAACCGTCAAGGGTTCAGGGAATCTAAACCGAAACAGCGTCCCAGAACCAAGGATGATGAGAATATGGGTGATGGTTCGTCCACAACTAGTACGTTACACGGCGAGTTAAAATCACAAGAATTGGATGCCGAGCATAC GAAGACGCTTATCTTGGACAACTCCAAGTTGAATATTGGCTCTGGATTGACCTTTAGACAGGTTAAGGAACTTGTCAATGGGTATGAAAATATCGGTGCTAcattgatagattttaagaactttcaaagAGATATCAAGTGCTACATTGGGTTAAGAGATGCTGACCTTTTCATCGATCGGCTCGAGAAACTCAAAGCAACCCAACTTGATTCTACTTCGCCTATGAT GCTTTCCCTTCTGTTTTCAAGACAGCTAGGCATcgttattgtatgtggcatattacaCAAAAGATCACGGACAAAGTTGGTTCAAAGACTCTGCAGAGACACGGACTTCCTTGCTCGCTTCAACGCCGTTGTTTGGGACCCTGATATGGAGCCGTCGGAGTTCGAAGAGAAGTGGCAGAAGGTCATTTCAGATTTCGAGCTGGAagataatgattggttgactacaaT GTTCCAAATCGCTATGGACAAAGGACAGCGCTATACACGaaggtgcgatgattataacgGCGACCACTCATTCCCCGAGCTTAAGACAGAATTACCTATAGAAAAGCATGGCGCTATTATATACACACATGCTGTGTTCAAGGTGTTCCAAGAAGAAGTAATGGCGGCCGATTCATGTGGTGTTGATGACTTTGAGAAGGAGGAGCATGTGCGCATAATTCAT GCATATTTTGTGGGTGTACAAGGGCAAAGGAATTGGGCGAATACCAAGCAAGTACATTGTAGATC GCTTGATTCAAATGGGAATGTCATTGAGGATTCATATATGGCTACGTCTAATAACAGTCATTTGTGCAATGTATGGTCAGAGTTCTGTCAGATAGTTGGTGTTCTAAAAACTTTACCTGCTGAACACACGGAAGAGTTAGCATCCCTCCTAGTTGAGTTCCGGCAGAAGTTATGTATTGAAACGCTTACAAAAGACCAAGAGATGGAGATGCTGTTGGGCTGCAGCTCGTCGTCTGAAGTCACTATCCACCCTCCggaacaagcacgcaacaagggcAGTGGAAAAAGATTGAAGTCAGCTAAACAACAGGCCATTGAAAAAGCAGCCAAGCCAAAGAGGCTATGTGCATACTGCAAATAA